From Penicillium digitatum chromosome 5, complete sequence, one genomic window encodes:
- a CDS encoding PAN-1 domain has translation MSSSPRRWLFIFFPILTFCFIYYINRLPESNTKALNNPEQVLQDGGEKIVVGEEKQTSPPSPPPSKEEILEDKCGHLLHKLDDVMVVIKTGATESLEKVPIHLRTTLECVPHFAIFSDYEETINGVHTYDVLRNISESTMKKEPEFEIYRRLQEVGREGLTKEEWGDDTNGPLGKVNNPGWKLDKWKFLPMIDEALEVMPNAKWYVFLEADTYMVWPNLINWLAHLNPDRNYYLGSPMQIGETLFGYGGAGIVLSSWTMNLLHEHRIGAKEDLEAMTAQEWAGDCALARALHDLNVDLIWAWPMMTTSRPWEIDHFSEGYGRQPWCYPVISYHHMAPRDIEEMWEFDRAFFASGKNALMLHADVYQKLVYDGTFSARDDWDNLSGVQIDFPAGTIPTLDVCAEVCAHNDDCLQYSFNRIEGVCKHASTTFAGVATNGTQSGWITTRVNKLLKAFQSSCHEVQYIFD, from the coding sequence ATGTCTAGTTCTCCGCGACGATGGCTCTTCATCTTTTTTCCGATCCTTACATTTTGCTTCATATACTATATCAATCGACTGCCTGAATCCAACACGAAAGCCTTGAATAATCCCGAACAAGTTCTTCAAGATGGTGGGGAAAAAATTGTGGTAGGAGAGGAGAAGCAGACAAGTCCTCCTTCGCCTCCTCCGTCCAAAGAGGAGATTTTAGAGGATAAATGCGGCCACTTACTACACAAACTCGACGATGTCATGGTCGTAATCAAAACTGGCGCGACCGAATCCCTTGAAAAAGTCCCCATCCACCTCCGAACCACGCTAGAATGTGTCCCACACTTCGCCATCTTCTCCGACTACGAAGAAACCATCAACGGTGTCCACACCTATGATGTCCTCCGCAACATTAGCGAGTCAACAATGAAAAAAGAGCCCGAATTCGAAATCTATCGCCGTTTACAAGAAGTCGGACGCGAGGGTTTAACAAAAGAAGAATGGGGTGACGACACAAATGGCCCATTAGGAAAGGTCAACAACCCAGGCTGGAAGCTTGACAAATGGAAATTCCTCCCAATGATTGACGAAGCACTAGAAGTCATGCCCAACGCCAAGTGGTACGTCTTCCTTGAAGCCGACACCTATATGGTGTGGCCGAACCTGATCAACTGGCTGGCACACCTCAACCCAGACCGAAACTACTACCTGGGTAGCCCGATGCAAATCGGCGAAACTCTCTTCGGCTACGGCGGGGCGGGGATTGTCCTTTCCAGCTGGACGATGAACCTCCTGCACGAGCACCGGATAGGGGCAAAGGAAGATCTCGAAGCGATGACCGCACAGGAATGGGCAGGCGACTGCGCGCTGGCGCGAGCGCTGCACGACTTAAACGTCGATCTGATCTGGGCGTGGCCGATGATGACGACGTCACGACCATGGGAAATCGACCATTTCTCCGAGGGATACGGGCGACAGCCGTGGTGTTACCCTGTCATTTCATATCACCACATGGCGCCGAGGGATATTGAGGAGATGTGGGAGTTTGATCGGGCATTCTTCGCCAGCGGGAAGAACGCACTCATGCTACATGCCGACGTTTACCAGAAGCTGGTCTACGATGGGACTTTCTCGGCTCGCGACGATTGGGATAACCTCTCTGGAGTCCAGATAGATTTTCCGGCTGGCACGATTCCTACGCTTGATGTTTGTGCGGAGGTGTGCGCGCACAACGACGATTGTTTGCAGTATTCGTTTAATCGTATCGAGGGTGTATGCAAGCATGCGTCTACTACCTTTGCGGGTGTTGCTACCAATGGCACGCAGTCTGGTTGGATTACAACTCGTGTGAACAAGCTTCTCAAGGCATTCCAGTCTTCATGTCATGAGGTGCAGTATATCTTCGATTGA
- a CDS encoding Glucose N-acetyltransferase 1, translating to MPPKKPTFPYRRGSNASEDDFFDLPDESCLSIAKRQLRHVRTWAVVALIVLFILWQRRERPPPLPLPHIHYDEVDWSRFAYTQYATNEVYMCNCLMVFEALHRLGSKADRVLFYPEEWDLVVENEFDRVSQLLLEAKHKYQVMLIPIKIEGVQDPSVSGSRASWDTSTAKLMAFGEHEYDRVIHLDSDVILLQTMDELFFLPPATVAMPRAYWLLPDKLLSSLLVVIEPSLREYLALTDVTTLAQNGQVDMNVTDHRYDMELLNRRYGDSAMVLPHRQYGLLTGEFRTKDHRKFLGNDDEVWDPDQVLAQAKFVHFSDWPLPKPWIMWPQDMLVAEQPKCDQNPGTPQESGCRDREIWKMIYDKYRRQRKDVCKLLSYPAPY from the exons ATGCCACCCAAAAAACCCACCTTCCCCTACCGACGGGGCTCCAATGCCTCGGAAGATGACTTCTTCGATCTCCCCGACGAGTCGTGTCTATCCATAGCCAAACGCCAGCTACGACATGTCCGAACATGGGCCGTAGTCGCCCTTATCGTCCTATTTATCCTGTGGCAACGTCGGGAACGTCCCCCGCCCCTGCCCCTACCACATATCCACTACGACGAAGTTGATTGGTCGCGCTTTGCCTATACCCAGTATGCAACCAACGAGGTGTACATGTGTAACTGCCTGATGGTCTTCGAGGCTCTGCACAGACTCGGCAGCAAGGCGGACCGCGTGCTATTCTACCCGGAGGAATGGGACCTCGTTGTCGAGAATGAGTTTGATCGCGTCAGCCAGTTGCTACTTGAGGCGAAGCACAAGTACCAAGTGATGTTGATCCCGATTAAGATCGAGGGGGTCCAGGACCCATCGG TATCCGGCTCCAGAGCTTCGTGGGATACTAGCACCGCCAAGCTCATGGCCTTTGGCGAGCATGAATACGATCGTGTCATCCACCTCGACTCGGACGTTATTCTCCTTCAGACAATGGACGAGCTCTTCTTCCTCCCGCCTGCCACTGTCGCCATGCCACGTGCCTATTGGCTTCTCCCCGACAAACTGCTCTCGTCCCTCTTGGTCGTCATTGAGCCCTCCCTCCGGGAATACCTTGCCTTGACCGACGTTACTACCCTCGCCCAGAACGGCCAAGTCGATATGAACGTGACGGACCATCGGTATGATATGGAGTTGTTGAACAGACGGTATGGGGATTCTGCGATGGTTCTTCCGCATCGGCAATATGGTCTACTGACTGGCGAGTTCCGGACGAAGGATCATCGGAAGTTCCTGGGGAATGATGATGAGGTCTGGGATCCTGACCAGGTCCTGGCGCAGGCTAAGTTTGTACACTTTTCGGATTGGCCGCTGCCAAAGCCGTGGATCATGTGGCCGCAGGACATGTTGGTGGCGGAGCAGCCGAAATGTGACCAAAACCCTGGCACGCCGCAGGAGAGTGGATGTCGGGATCGGGAGATTTGGAAGATGATCTATGATAAATATCGGAGACAACGAAAG GATGTTTGCAAGCTACTCAGTTATCCGGCGCCGTATTGA
- a CDS encoding MFS transporter, putative encodes MEKLSPIYFTHEMTASASSSLETQELKECHSNSNIEARDALKPRNWSSKRKTMLFVSLMTSSLLADGAMVWGGTLVTEQAVAWDTSITHSATSMNYGILLQGLGGIFAVPLIEAYGRLPIWLWPQVITMFMVMGATFSNDWSTFTTFRSLQGLFGTVPQVIGLPIIHDMYTSAEWPRMINIWGTTFLVGPFLGPAIAGYISTGSDWRISFAVLTAIYGMSTAMVILFGYETYYEPERTTKQSRLASYFGIGNTLLPKRSTLSYWSRTVVVYVFKFPLLMTGIAILVTFTWPIGITTTIDPFLHSPPYLFGTIGASSMRFAGVVGALCGWAVGHFFNGWIFKRHRSTWRSELRLHGVWFPIGSMASGLLTYGLTLRFGKHWVGIAIGWIMVNIGLVATIVAISAYALEKYPQQATCVSAILNMWRTCGGFAVGYFQPAWIQRNGLGLVFGIQAAILCVAVALTITPAFLWERNRQFKAEANADTGA; translated from the exons ATGGAGAAACTCTCCCCGATCTACTTCACGCACGAGATGACAGCCAGTGCGTCGTCGTCGCTTGAGAcgcaggagttgaaagaATGCCACTCCAATTCAAATATCGAGGCCAGGGATGCCTTGAAACCGAGGAACTGGTCCTCGAAGCGGAAGACAATGCTCTTTGTGTCGCTGATGACGAGCTCGTTGTTGGCAGATGG AGCTATGGTCTGGGGTGGAACGCTGGTCACGGAGCAGGCAGTAGCTTGGGATACGAGCATCACTCATTCGGCGACAAGTATGAATTATGGTATTCTGCTGCAGGGGCTTGGGGGAATTTTTGCTGTTCCACTCATTGAAGCATATGGTCG TTTGCCTATCTGGCTGTGGCCTCAGGTGATCACCATGTTCATGGTGATGGGTGCTACCTTCTCCAACGATTGGTCTACCTTCACAACGTTCCGGTCATTACAGGGTCTGTTTGGGACAGTGCCTCAGGTAATTGGGCTTCCGATAATTCATGACATGTATACGTCGGCTG AATGGCCGCGGATGATCAATATTTG GGGGACCACCTTCCTTGTCGGACCATTTCTCGGTCCCGCGATAGCAGGATACATCAGCACCGGGTCAGACTGGCGCATCTCCTTCGCGGTCCTGACCGCCATCTATGGCATGTCCACGGCTATGGTGATCCTCTTCGGCTATGAGACGTACTATGAGCCTGAACGAACGACCAAGCAGTCGCGCCTCGCGTCTTATTTTGGCATTGGGAATACTTTGCTTCCCAAGAGATCGACGTTGAGCTACTGGAGTCGAACGGTTGTGGTCTATGTGTTCAAATTCCCCTTGTTGATGACTG GCATCGCTATCTTGGTCACATTTACCTGGCCAATTG GAATCACAACCACCATCGATCCCTTCCTGCACAGTCCCCCCTACTTGTTTGGCACAATTGGGGCATCGTCAATGCGATTCGCCGGAGTGGTTGGAGCTTTATGTG GTTGGGCAGTTGGTCACTTCTTCAACGGCTGGATCTTCAAGCGCCATCGCTCAACTTGGCGATCCGAACTCCGCCTTCACGGCGTGTGGTTCCCGATAGGGAGCATGGCCAGTGGTCTCCTCACTTACGGACTAACCCTACGCTTCGGCAAGCATTGGGTTGGAATAGCTATTGGATGGATCATGGTGAACATCGGCTTGGTAGCGACGATTGT TGCCATCTCAGCCTATGCGTTGGAGAAATACCCGCAGCAGGCGACCTGTGTCTCAGCCATTCTGAACATGTGGCGTACCTGTGGTGGGTTCGCAGTGGGATACTTCCAGCCTGCATGGATTCAGCGCAATGGACTGGGACTGGTTTTCGGTATTCAGGCGGCTATTCTGTGTGTGGCCGTTGCTTTGACAATCACTCCTGCGTTCTTGTGGGAGCGGAACAGACAGTTCAAAGCCGAGGCTAATGCCGATACTGGCGCCTGA
- a CDS encoding O-methyltransferase, putative codes for MSFLSRLASLLGLSFPAPVAPPGAALAATVTVPASLGFVPVAIHFDLFDILVSHGGRVTVDEVSAICNGRLKARGGNEPELGTRLASDTLYIMAGLGLVERVAEDCFMANAITNHMVAMPSSQHGALHFTTEGLMASAFLMKKLQDTRFAYPFAEADGPLQYAYQLMGQSKLAEQHTYSIMETQGRMDSFNHFMVGKFLKFGTFPERARAMGYDLDVALTGDITTGTGTGSATMVDIGGGRGELLLEVQAAYPYLGAEDLILQEFNADIGIVPGVRRMEWNYKEEAEQPVRGACVYALQHILHNLPDLDAVALLQKISHAMAPGSRVLIIEYAKNFTYTSLHASMIALYGGRERNSVEWKQMAGLCGLEVTFEVYVRAGESLVEMRRTDQ; via the exons ATGTCTTTTCTATCCCGCCTAGCCAGCCTCCTGGGCCTATCATTCCCAGCCCCCGTCGCACCCCCAGGTGCCGCCCTTGCAGCAACTGTCACAGTA CCTGCATCGTTAGGGTTTGTCCCGGTCGCGATTCactttgatctcttcgatATCCTCGTGAGTCATGGCGGACGCGTGACAGTCGACGAAGTCTCGGCGATCTGTAATGGGCGTCTCAAAGCCCGAGGAGGGAATGAGCCTGAGCTGG GGACCAGATTAGCCT CGGACACACTCTACATCATGGCCGGGCTCGGCCTAGTTGAGCGAGTGGCCGAGGACTGCTTCATGGCAAATGCCATCACAAACCACATGGTTGCCATGCCGTCCTCTCAGCATGGCGCGCTGCACTT TACTACGGAGGGTCTAATGGCCAGCGCATTCTTGATGAAAAAGCTCCAGGACACTCGCTTTGCATACCCCTTTGCCGAAGCAGACGGCCCCTTGCAATATGCCTATCAGCTAATGGGTCAGTCCAAGCTAGCGGAGCAACATACATATTCGATCATGGAGACCCAGGGTCGCATGGACAGCTTCAACCATTTCATGGTCGGCAAGTTCCTGAAATTTGGAACGTTCCCAGAGCGCGCCAGGGCAATGGGCTATGATTTAGATGTCGCATTGACGGGTGACATTACCACTGGTACTGGCACTGGGTCCGCTACTATGGTCGATATCGGCGGTGGTCGTGGCGAGCTCCTCCTCGAGGTCCAGGCTGCGTACCCATATCTCGGTGCGGAAGATCTAATCTTACAGGAGTTCAATGCCGATATTGGTATCGTGCCTGGTGTGCGGCGTATGGAATGGAACTACAAGGAGGAGGCTGAACAGCCCGTTCGTGGGGCCTGCGTTTACGCGCTGCAGCATATCTTGCATAATTTGCCTGATTTGGATGCCGTGGCGTTGCTGCAGAAGATTTCTCATGCCATGGCGCCTGGTTCCCGGGTTTTGATTATTGAGTATGCCAAGAATTTCACTTACACTTCGCTTCATGCGAGTATGATTGCGTTATACGGGGGCCGTGAGAGGAATTCGGTGGAGTGGAAGCAAATGGCGGGTTTGTGTGGGCTTGAGGTGACTTTTGAGGTTTATGTTAGGGCTGGAGAGTCACTGGTGGAGATGAGGAGGACAGATCAATAG
- a CDS encoding peptidase C19 ubiquitin carboxyl-terminal hydrolase 2 translates to MDIPKPGDGDLNIGTGTFHACWVLTAMVGVALLFRYATKVWVRWALPQVTAPGRIWGTEDLFFLIAWGFDITHMIFVQMSAKWGLGRHFFYLTSEERHNAMKWDFLSQPLAVTSAMVSRAGMMWFLLTCFAASDKKIRLSITVCAIVQVVVNMVTIIQIIVQCGPNPYQTTDRVQYFHYMWTPLPEDGSVKCQSPNVQTTIGFVQGGSNAVIDYFLAVLAAVELWQFFLRTLRRDPHTSFWSHFCRISGTVRSRRIWQTITLSGPLLLSGCASIIKTCKLKSLGDRQDFTYNIVSFILWVKIENYSILLASCAPVARLFLRSFVDHRHEGRSHGYWSHSRSTEHEDSDTELKRRAQAQDRWLDSATVTHPTNTSIRDEEDQWNGHKHQRLSSRISTADSPEYFDDGRVTVKTDIVVQVHDGRSNVSGGTRLSPEGGRSHSAGFQ, encoded by the exons ATGGATATTCCGAAACCTGGTGATGGCGATCTCAATATCG GGACTGGCACGTTCCACGCTTGCTGG GTCCTCACGGCCATGGTCGGCGTGGCATTGTTGTTCCGCTATGCCACCAAGGTCTGGGTGCGCTGGGCTTTGCCGCAGGTCACTGCACCCGGCCGAATCTGGGGTACAGAGGACTTGTTCTTCCTCATAGCTTGGGGTTTTGATATAACACATATGATCTTTGTTCAAATGAG TGCCAAATGGGGCCTTGGAAGGCATTTTTTTTACTTGACCAGTGAAGAGCGTCATAATGCTATGAAATGGGATTTCCTTTCACAGCCGCTGGCTGTCACTTCGGCGATGGTCTCACGCGCAGGCATGATGTGGTTCCTTTTGACTTGCTTTGCGGCGAGCGACAAGAAGATTCGCCTATCTATTACTGTCTGTGCTATTGTTCAGGTTGTCGTCAATATGGTCACCATCATCCAAATAATTGTCCAGTGCGGACCGAACCCATATCAGACG ACTGATCGAGTACAGTACTTCCACTACATGTGGACACCACTaccggaagatggatccgTCAAGTGCCAATCACCGAATGTCCAGACGACTATTGGTTTTGTACAAGGAG GATCCAACGCCGTGATCGATTACTTTCTTGCCGTGCTCGCTGCCGTCGAACTCTGGCAGTTTTTCCTGAGAACCCTCCGCCGTGATCCACACACCTCATTCTGGTCCCACTTCTGTAGAATCAGTGGCACCGTCCGTTCCCGCCGGATCTGGCAGACTATTACTCTCAGCGGACCACTGCTCCTCTCCGGCTGTGCTTCTATTATTAAAACTTGT AAACTCAAATCCCTCGGTGATAGACAGGACTTCACCTATAACATCGTGAGCTTCATTCTCTGGGTGAA GATCGAAAACTACAGCATTCTCCTTGCCTCATGTGCCCCGGTAGCCCGCTTGTTCCTCCGCTCCTTCGTTGACCACAGACACGAAGGCCGCAGTCACGGCTACTGGTCTCACTCCCGGTCGACAGAACACGAAGATTCTGATACAGAGCTGAAACGCCGCGCCCAGGCTCAGGACCGGTGGCTGGATTCGGCTACTGTGACTCATCCGACGAATACTTCTATCAGGGATGAGGAGGATCAGTGGAATGGGCATAAGCATCAGCGCTTGAGTAGTCGGATTTCAACGGCGGATAGTCCCGAATATTTTGATGATGGACGTGTTACTGTCAAGACAGATATCGTTGTTCAGGTCCATGATGGAAGGTCGAATGTTTCGGGTGGGACGAGGTTGTCACCGGAGGGGGGTCGGTCTCATTCCGCAGGGTTTCAATGA